GTCTACGAAGTGCATTACCCTCGCATTCATGGCTGCACGCACACATAGTGCGGACCCGCGCGCCGAGCGGGTCCGCACCCTTCTCTACGAGGCCGCCTTCGCGCTGGCCCACGAACATCCGGTCGACGAGCTGACCGTCGCCACCATCGTCGGTCGCGCCGGCGTGAGCAGGCAGGTCTTCTACCAACATTTCCGCGATCGTGACGACGCGGTCGCGGCCGCCTTCGCGGTGGCATTCGAACAGGCGACCGCCGATATCGGGGACGACCCCCGGGTGCGCATCACCCGGCTGTTCGATTTCGCCGGGGAGCATCGGGAGATGTACCGCAATGTCATCCCCAGCGCGGTCACCCAACGGGTCGTCAATGCCTTCCGCGCCGAACTGGCACCGGCTTGCGCCGAGATCGCCGCGCAGGGCATGTCGGTCATCGCGCCGATGTCCGGGCTCACCGTCGAAGCGGTGACCCGCTTCCTGGTCGGAGGGTTCATGGAGGTGCTGCGATCGTGGATGGAGGCACCGGTCCAGCGCGATGCGCGTGATCTCCGTGAGCGTGTGACCGCCGCATTCGACACCGTCAACGCCCTGCTGACGCTGCCGGGACGGATCTGATGGGCAAGCATCGCGACGCACCTCCGGTCGTCACCAGAACCCAGATCCGCAACGTCGCACTCGCGATGGGCGTGTTCACCGCCCTGGTGCTGGCCATGATCGCCAGCTACGCCGGTGCGTTCGCCAAACCGACGCTGCGCCATATGGATATCGCCGTTGCAGCGCCCACACAGCTGATCGAGGCAATGCAGGCCAGACCCGAACTCGCCGTCACAGCGGTCGGCGACGACGGTGCCGCCCGCGATCTGGTGCTACAGCGAAAGGCCGACGCCGCGTTGGTCGCCCAGCCCACGGGGACCCTGGACATCTATGTCGCCGGCGGCGGTGGCCGCAGCGTGGCCACCGCTGCCGAGAGCGTGGGGCGCAGCGTGGCGGCCGGAGCCGGACTGACCCCGGCTGTCACCGATATCGCGCCGACCTCGGCGGGTGACCCGTCCGGCACGGTCGAGTTCTACGCGGTCATCTTCGTCTCGATCGGCGCCTCGGTGGGCGCGGCGGCGTTCGGGCGGTTGGTCGGCGCCGTGCACCGTCCGGCCACCCTCGCCTTGCGGACGGTCACGCTCGGCTGTTACGCGGCACTGCTGGCCGGTGTCGTCACCGTGTATGTCGACAGCGGGCTCGGGGCACTGACCGGTCACCCCTGGCAGGTTTTCGGGGCGTTGTGGCTCTACGCCATGGCGGTCGGCGGCGCGGTGACCGGGGTCGCGGCCGCCTTCGGCACCGTGGCGGCCATGACGGTCACCGCCTTCCTGGTGGTCGTCGGCAATGCTGCGGCCGCCGGCCCGATCGGCCGACCGCTGTTGACCGGTTTCTACACCTTGTTCAACCAGATCGTGCCGCAGGGTTCGGGAGTCTCGCTGTTGCGCAGTATCGAGTACTTCGACGGCAACGGCGCGCTGACACCCTTTGCCACGCTGATGATCTGGGCCACCACCGGACTCGTGCTCGCCGCGTTGGCGACCACCGTGCGCACACCGGCCGTAGAACGTCTGCGCCGTCGCGCCGGCTCACGCGGTTGACCCCCACTATGGTTGGTCGATGGATGCGGGCTACTACGACCTGGGCAGCTACCGACGCCCGGTCGACACCGATTCTGCACAGGCGCAGGTGTGGTTCGACCGGGGTCTGGTGTGGGCCTACGCCTTCAACCACGAAGAGGCGGTTCGCTGTTTCGAACGCGCACTGGAACACGACGGCGACCTGGCCATCGCCCGCTGGGGCATCGCCTACGCCGTCGGCCCGAACTACAACAAGGCCTGGGATGCCTTCGATCCCGTCGAACTGGACACGGCACTGCGGCGGGCGCGCGCAGAGTTGGCCTCGGCCGCAGCGGGGCGGGCCTCGGCCACCGATCGCGCCCTGATCGACGCCCTGTCGCTGCGGTTCCCCACCGACGACCCGGCCGATGACACCGCGCTGCGCGACGCGCACGCCGTCTACGCAGACGCGATGGTGTCGGTCGCCGCGTGCTTCCCCGACGATGTCGATGTGCAGGCACTGGCCGCCGACGCACTGCTCAACGTCAGCGCCTGGGAACTCTGGGACAGCACGACCGGTCAGCCGGCCGCCGGCTCGCGGGTGCACGAGGCCACGACGATCCTGGAGGCTTGCCTCGCCGGGTCCGCCGGGCAGGCGCATCCCGGGGTCTTGCACCTCTACATCCATGCGATGGAGATGTCGGCGCATCCCGAGCTCGCGTTGCCCGCGGCCGACCTGCTCCGCGGCCTGGTACCCGATGCCGGCCATCTGGAGCACATGCCCAGTCATATCGACGTGCTCTGCGGCGACTACCGCGCCTCGGTGGTGGCCAACCAGGCCGCCGTGGCCGCCGATCGGTTGTTCGTCGCCGATGCCGGGCCGCTGAACTTCTATTCGCTCTACCGCGCCCACGATCTGCACTTCGTGGTGTACTCGGCAATGTTCGAGGGTCGGTTCCAGATTGCCCACGACGCCGCGCGCGAGCTCGCCGAACAGCTCACACCCGAACTGCTCGCCATCCCCTCGCCCCCGATGGCCGACTGGCTGGAGGCGTTCGCCGCCCTTGAGGTTCACGTCCTGGTGCGGTTCGGCCGGTGGTCCGATCTGATCTCGCTGCCGGTGCCCGAAGACGCTGCGCTCTACTGCACCACCACCGCGACGGTGCACTACGGCCGCGGCGTCGCCTACGCCGCGACCGGCCAGCTATCTCAGGCACACATCGAACGTGATGCTCTCGCAGCCGCTTACGCGCTGATTCCCGATACCCGCTACCTGTTCAACAACACCAGCCGCGACATCCTCGCCGTCGGAGTCGCCATGCTCGACGGCGAAATCGCTTATCGGGAAGGGCGATTCGACGAAGCGTTCGCCCGGCTCCGCGATGCCATCGCACTCGATGACGCCCTACCCTACGACGAACCCTGGGGCTGGATGCAGCCGACACGGCACGCCTACGGCGCACTTCTGCTCGAGCAGGGCCGGGTGTCCGAGGCCGCCGACGTGTACGCAGCGGATCTCGGCCTCGACAGCACTTTGCGCCGGTCGTGCCAGCACCCTGGCAACGTCTGGAGTCTGCACGGATACCACGAGTGCCTGCAACGTCTGGGCCGTGATGCAGAAGCGGCAATCATCGGCCAGCAGCTGACGCTGGCCCGCGCCCGCGCCGACGTACCCGTTCTCGCGTCCTGCGCGTGCCGCCTCGATGTCACAGCAGGGCCGGAGACGTGTTGCGAATAGGTGAATTTAGTTGGCAGTCAACGTGTCATGCAACCAACGAGGCCCCGAGCCATTATCGTGTGCGTCAGGAAAAGAACCGGGGGCCCGCGCAAGCCGAGTGCGCTCCCGCCCCTACCTGTGGAGAGGACAACGATGTCCAACGAACGCCACCTGGCGCACCTCCGTTCCAAGGACGAGCCATTGGTCGCACTGGTCGGGATGATCCGGCACGCAGTGAGCGACCCGGTCCGCTCCGCCGGCGGCAGCAAAGCCGATGTCGAGGCCATCGCCGTCGCGGCCGCGTACGCGGCGTGGTGCTGGGGGGCGGCCACCGACGAATCGGCGCCCCAACCGTTGCGCTGCGGTTGACATTCCACCCCGCTGGGTAAACTCGCCCGCGTGGCGATCACCGACGCGGACCTGGAATTCCTTCGGCGGTGTGTCGAACTGGCACGCGACGCGCTGAACCTCGGCGACGAGCCCTTCGGCTCCCTACTGGTCGACGAAGCAGGTGACACCCTGTTCGCCGATCACAATCGCGTCGGCAATGGCGACGCCACCGAACACCCCGAGTTCGCCATTGCCCGATGGGCCGCCGAGCACCTCTCCCCCGAACAACGCGCGAGCGCCACGGTCTACACCTCCGGTGAACACTGCGCCATGTGTTCGGCCGCGCACGCATGGGTGGGCCTCGGGCGCATTGTCTACGCGACATCGGCCCGGCAGCTCAGCCAGTGGAGCGCCGAGTGGGGTGCTCCCCCGGCGCCGGTCGCACCACTTCCCATCACCACCGTCGCGCCGGGTCT
The sequence above is drawn from the Mycolicibacterium neoaurum VKM Ac-1815D genome and encodes:
- a CDS encoding TetR/AcrR family transcriptional regulator is translated as MAARTHSADPRAERVRTLLYEAAFALAHEHPVDELTVATIVGRAGVSRQVFYQHFRDRDDAVAAAFAVAFEQATADIGDDPRVRITRLFDFAGEHREMYRNVIPSAVTQRVVNAFRAELAPACAEIAAQGMSVIAPMSGLTVEAVTRFLVGGFMEVLRSWMEAPVQRDARDLRERVTAAFDTVNALLTLPGRI
- a CDS encoding tetratricopeptide repeat protein — translated: MDAGYYDLGSYRRPVDTDSAQAQVWFDRGLVWAYAFNHEEAVRCFERALEHDGDLAIARWGIAYAVGPNYNKAWDAFDPVELDTALRRARAELASAAAGRASATDRALIDALSLRFPTDDPADDTALRDAHAVYADAMVSVAACFPDDVDVQALAADALLNVSAWELWDSTTGQPAAGSRVHEATTILEACLAGSAGQAHPGVLHLYIHAMEMSAHPELALPAADLLRGLVPDAGHLEHMPSHIDVLCGDYRASVVANQAAVAADRLFVADAGPLNFYSLYRAHDLHFVVYSAMFEGRFQIAHDAARELAEQLTPELLAIPSPPMADWLEAFAALEVHVLVRFGRWSDLISLPVPEDAALYCTTTATVHYGRGVAYAATGQLSQAHIERDALAAAYALIPDTRYLFNNTSRDILAVGVAMLDGEIAYREGRFDEAFARLRDAIALDDALPYDEPWGWMQPTRHAYGALLLEQGRVSEAADVYAADLGLDSTLRRSCQHPGNVWSLHGYHECLQRLGRDAEAAIIGQQLTLARARADVPVLASCACRLDVTAGPETCCE
- a CDS encoding nucleoside deaminase, giving the protein MAITDADLEFLRRCVELARDALNLGDEPFGSLLVDEAGDTLFADHNRVGNGDATEHPEFAIARWAAEHLSPEQRASATVYTSGEHCAMCSAAHAWVGLGRIVYATSARQLSQWSAEWGAPPAPVAPLPITTVAPGLVVDGPAPQLGDEMRDLYERAFRP